From the Rhinatrema bivittatum chromosome 7, aRhiBiv1.1, whole genome shotgun sequence genome, one window contains:
- the TSNAX gene encoding translin-associated protein X gives MTLFVFKSFQRDLDTRHDKYERLVKLGRDITIESKRTIFLLHRITSSPNKEEILTESESKLDVVRQKIKQIAQELVGEDMYRYHRAFTPGLQEYVEAITFQYFIKTRNLMSIEEINKQLIFSSEDELKELKAISPHSPEKPSSDLREKQQHHWSLQVTPVDYLLGVADLTGELMRMCIGGIGNGDIEIPFELSQFLRQIYDGFSYIGNTGPYEISKKLYTLKQSLSKVENACYTLKVRGSEIPKHMLADVFDAKAEIIEQVESIS, from the coding sequence ATGACTCTCTTCGTTTTTAAATCATTTCAACGTGACCTTGATACAAGACATGACAAATATGAACGACTTGTGAAGCTGGGCCGCGATATAACCATTGAGAGTAAAAGGACTATTTTCTTGCTTCACAGAATTACTAGTTCACCTAACAAGGAGGAGATACTGACCGAGTCTGAAAGTAAACTGGACGTTGTTCGACAGAAGATTAAGCAAATAGCACAAGAACTGGTGGGAGAAGATATGTATCGGTATCACAGAGCCTTTACACCAGGACTTCAGGAATATGTTGAGGCTATCACTTTCCAGTATTTCATCAAAACACGTAACCTGATGAGCATTGAAGAAATCAACAAGCAGTTGATTTTTAGCTCAGAGGATGAACTAAAAGAATTAAAGGCAATATCACCCCACTCACCTGAAAAGCCATCATCTGATTTACGTGAAAAGCAGCAGCATCATTGGAGTCTTCAGGTCACACCTGTGGATTATCTCCTTGGTGTGGCTGATCTCACAGGAGAACTGATGCGAATGTGTATCGGCGGTATTGGAAATGGTGACATTGAGATACCATTTGAACTGAGCCAGTTTTTACGTCAGATTTATGATGGATTCTCATACATTGGAAACACTGGACCCTATGAAATTTCAAAAAAGTTGTATACATTAAAGCAGAGTCTATCCAAAGTGGAGAATGCCTGCTACACCTTGAAAGTGAGGGGCTCAGAAATTCCAAAACATATGTTGGCTGATGTGTTCGATGCCAAAGCTGAAATAATCGAACAAGTGGAAAGCATTTcctaa